A genomic segment from Canis lupus baileyi chromosome 13, mCanLup2.hap1, whole genome shotgun sequence encodes:
- the GPX7 gene encoding glutathione peroxidase 7 isoform X1, with product MVALVAAWLLLWAAACAPREQDFYAFQAVNIRGKLVSLEKYRGSAGAQLREDSQGKWAWVSLVVNVASACGFTDGHYRSLQQLQRDLGPRHFTVLAFPCNQFGQQEPDGDREIESFARRTYGVSFPMFSKVAVTGTGAHPAFKYLTQTSGKEPTWNFWKYLVAPDGKVVGAWDPTVSVEDIRPQITALVRKLILKKREDL from the exons ATGGTGGCCCTGGTGGCGGCGTGGCTGCTCCTGTGGGCTGCGGCCTGCGCGCCCCGGGAGCAGGACTTCTACGCCTTCCAGGCGGTCAACATCCGGGGCAAGCTGGTGTCGCTGGAGAAATACCGCGGCTCG GCGGGAGCTCAGCTCAGAGAGGACTCACAGGGAAAATGGGCCTGG GTGTCGCTGGTGGTGAACGTGGCCAGCGCGTGCGGCTTCACTGACGGCCACTACCGGAGCCTGCAGCAGCTGCAGAGGGACCTGGGGCCCCGGCACTTCACGGTGCTCGCCTTCCCCTGCAACCAGTTCGGCCAGCAGGAGCCTGACGGCGACCGTGAGATCGAGAGCTTCGCCCGCCGCACCTACGGCGTTTCCTTCCCCATGTTCAGCAAGGTCGCGGTCACGGGCACCGGGGCGCACCCGGCCTTCAAGTACCTGACCC aGACTTCTGGGAAGGAGCCCACCTGGAACTTCTGGAAATACCTAGTGGCCCCAGATGGAAAGGTAGTAGGGGCTTGGGACCCAACTGTGTCGGTGGAAGATATCAGGCCCCAGATCACAGCACTTGTGAGGAAGCTCATCTTGAAGAAGCGAGAAGACTTATAA
- the GPX7 gene encoding glutathione peroxidase 7 isoform X2 has protein sequence MVALVAAWLLLWAAACAPREQDFYAFQAVNIRGKLVSLEKYRGSVSLVVNVASACGFTDGHYRSLQQLQRDLGPRHFTVLAFPCNQFGQQEPDGDREIESFARRTYGVSFPMFSKVAVTGTGAHPAFKYLTQTSGKEPTWNFWKYLVAPDGKVVGAWDPTVSVEDIRPQITALVRKLILKKREDL, from the exons ATGGTGGCCCTGGTGGCGGCGTGGCTGCTCCTGTGGGCTGCGGCCTGCGCGCCCCGGGAGCAGGACTTCTACGCCTTCCAGGCGGTCAACATCCGGGGCAAGCTGGTGTCGCTGGAGAAATACCGCGGCTCG GTGTCGCTGGTGGTGAACGTGGCCAGCGCGTGCGGCTTCACTGACGGCCACTACCGGAGCCTGCAGCAGCTGCAGAGGGACCTGGGGCCCCGGCACTTCACGGTGCTCGCCTTCCCCTGCAACCAGTTCGGCCAGCAGGAGCCTGACGGCGACCGTGAGATCGAGAGCTTCGCCCGCCGCACCTACGGCGTTTCCTTCCCCATGTTCAGCAAGGTCGCGGTCACGGGCACCGGGGCGCACCCGGCCTTCAAGTACCTGACCC aGACTTCTGGGAAGGAGCCCACCTGGAACTTCTGGAAATACCTAGTGGCCCCAGATGGAAAGGTAGTAGGGGCTTGGGACCCAACTGTGTCGGTGGAAGATATCAGGCCCCAGATCACAGCACTTGTGAGGAAGCTCATCTTGAAGAAGCGAGAAGACTTATAA